A stretch of the Filimonas lacunae genome encodes the following:
- a CDS encoding SusC/RagA family TonB-linked outer membrane protein, whose translation MSLCHPPRQHLLSLATLLLLLYSCAVTYAQTKPPLLTGTVVSAKGLPVEKASVMLKGNKTVVTDSLGHFSILVKDTTHLVLTVSHTTFKIQTLTLTSLHLPLTITMVDADGKLEDVVLIGYQSISRKKNTSSIASISGREIENLPIASFDQLMQGRLSGVNVQNYTGEPGASPTVSVRGNSRISTSYDQLNAVSAPLYVVDGVPQPTESYISSSVGTGTNYLGGVNPNDIESIDVLKDASAAAIYGSRAANGVILIKTKKGISGDPKVTLSGYNGITERPQLRKTDLGGKERLEKLLLLKDALTYVNQRQLPYILTDSLNPAFNGNTDYQDMFYQTGLITNADLGMSGGGNNSNYRFNTNYYNEQGIIKATGFKRYSMRLNLQSKAWNGKITFNPLIAFSRMDRGRGSGDITKSTAVDAGTMPTSLFNLSDTKRSFLLGTYSKNLDKNVNNQFTFNLNLGVKFTNDFKFTSQTALLYNNSRRDYSRTSELNSGKGNSSYSFSDNEANISTSNYFTYTKVFKEHNINLIAGQDVLYDNYQYSKDSGYGGSSDPIQVVNGYSQDKITTITDNQTYGILSYYGRLAYDFKGRYIFSASLRTDGSSRFGANSKWGTFPAVSVGWIVSEESFFNRHVSAISLLKLRGSIGNSGSLPNSNYLQYNLYTVNAGGYSGNYTSSGYNGTTAITPNFRDGAAQPNLSWEKSTQLNAGVDIEFRNGKYTLSADVYNKDNKDQLFSVNLPVTTGYSYALTNAIGVRNSGVDLTFTASPLSEKSPVKWFSRLNVSFNKSKVMYLPNGGRDLIMSNDRFNKSHLLSVGSPVNTFYLVKTLGVFSTSNDIPINPLTGDKLSVGTSPFQEGEFHLADLDGDYKIDPFNDGVNGDKMPIGDPNPKFTGGWTNTFTYKGFTLGLFFTYTFGRDVLDLYKSDLFNTFSGWGGNAVAGLAQYALPDMDGINIWKKTGDKAEYAKLDLGTYRYYYRSDQTFFLTKGDYVKLKSVSVTYNLPARLLQKINLRGIKVFAVADNLLRWQRSKDLPDAEAINAYGEYNGNGYPIPKKYTFGLEVIF comes from the coding sequence ATGAGCTTGTGTCACCCTCCACGGCAACATTTGTTGTCGTTAGCAACGCTTTTGTTATTACTGTACAGTTGTGCTGTAACTTACGCACAAACCAAACCACCACTGCTTACCGGCACTGTTGTTTCGGCCAAAGGACTGCCGGTTGAAAAAGCTTCGGTTATGCTCAAAGGCAATAAAACCGTAGTAACCGATTCTCTCGGGCATTTCAGTATCCTGGTAAAAGATACCACGCACCTGGTGTTAACCGTATCACACACTACCTTTAAAATTCAAACACTAACGCTTACCAGCCTGCATCTACCACTTACTATTACTATGGTAGATGCAGACGGCAAACTGGAAGATGTGGTGCTGATTGGTTACCAGTCAATATCACGTAAAAAGAACACCTCCTCTATTGCCAGCATTTCGGGCCGGGAGATTGAAAATCTTCCTATAGCCAGCTTTGACCAGTTAATGCAGGGGCGCTTATCAGGTGTAAACGTTCAAAACTATACCGGCGAGCCCGGTGCTTCGCCCACTGTTTCTGTAAGGGGTAATTCGCGCATCAGCACCAGTTACGATCAGCTGAATGCTGTAAGCGCTCCTTTGTATGTAGTAGATGGTGTACCTCAACCTACCGAAAGCTACATCAGCAGCAGTGTAGGCACAGGCACCAACTACCTGGGTGGCGTAAACCCTAATGATATTGAAAGCATTGATGTGTTGAAGGATGCGTCGGCTGCTGCTATTTACGGTTCGCGTGCAGCCAATGGGGTGATATTAATTAAAACGAAAAAAGGCATATCCGGCGACCCCAAAGTAACCCTTTCGGGATATAATGGTATTACAGAACGTCCACAGCTGCGTAAAACCGACCTGGGCGGCAAAGAACGGCTGGAAAAGCTATTGCTGTTAAAAGACGCACTTACCTATGTTAACCAACGCCAGTTGCCTTATATACTTACCGACAGCTTAAACCCCGCGTTTAACGGCAATACAGACTACCAGGATATGTTTTACCAAACGGGCTTAATTACTAATGCCGACCTGGGCATGTCGGGTGGCGGTAATAACAGTAATTACCGGTTTAATACCAACTATTATAACGAACAGGGAATTATTAAGGCTACCGGCTTTAAAAGGTACTCAATGCGGCTAAACCTGCAATCCAAAGCCTGGAATGGCAAAATTACTTTTAACCCGTTGATTGCATTTAGCCGTATGGACAGGGGCCGTGGCTCTGGTGATATCACCAAATCAACTGCTGTAGATGCGGGTACTATGCCCACCTCCTTGTTTAACTTAAGCGATACCAAAAGAAGCTTTCTGCTGGGCACTTACAGCAAAAACCTGGACAAGAATGTAAACAACCAGTTTACCTTCAACCTAAACCTGGGCGTTAAGTTCACCAATGATTTCAAATTTACTTCACAAACCGCGCTTTTGTATAATAACTCGCGCCGCGATTACAGCCGCACCAGTGAATTAAACAGCGGCAAAGGCAATTCTTCTTATTCCTTTAGTGATAACGAGGCCAATATATCTACCTCTAACTATTTCACTTATACCAAAGTGTTTAAAGAGCATAATATAAACCTGATAGCCGGGCAGGATGTTTTGTACGATAATTACCAGTACAGCAAAGACTCTGGCTATGGCGGCTCCAGCGATCCTATACAAGTGGTAAATGGATATAGCCAGGATAAAATCACCACCATCACCGACAACCAAACATATGGCATCCTCTCCTACTACGGTCGCCTGGCATATGATTTTAAAGGACGGTATATATTCTCGGCCAGCCTACGTACAGACGGCTCTTCCCGGTTTGGAGCCAATAGTAAATGGGGCACCTTTCCGGCAGTTTCGGTAGGCTGGATAGTATCAGAAGAATCCTTTTTCAACAGGCATGTTTCGGCTATCAGTTTATTAAAGCTACGGGGCAGTATTGGCAACTCGGGCAGCCTGCCTAATTCCAATTACCTGCAGTACAACCTGTATACCGTAAATGCAGGAGGCTATTCAGGTAATTACACTTCCTCGGGTTATAATGGTACTACGGCTATTACCCCCAATTTCAGAGATGGCGCTGCACAGCCTAACCTTAGCTGGGAAAAAAGCACACAGCTGAACGCAGGCGTGGATATAGAATTTCGTAACGGCAAGTACACCTTATCGGCGGATGTATATAATAAAGACAATAAAGACCAGTTGTTTAGTGTTAACCTGCCTGTTACCACCGGTTACAGCTATGCCCTCACCAATGCCATTGGTGTAAGAAACTCCGGCGTAGACCTTACGTTCACGGCTTCTCCACTTTCAGAAAAAAGCCCTGTGAAATGGTTTTCACGCCTGAACGTTTCCTTCAATAAAAGCAAGGTGATGTATCTGCCTAATGGCGGTCGTGATTTAATTATGAGCAACGACCGTTTTAATAAATCGCACCTGTTAAGTGTTGGCAGCCCGGTAAATACATTTTACTTAGTAAAAACACTGGGCGTGTTTTCTACCAGTAATGATATCCCTATCAACCCGCTTACTGGAGATAAGCTGAGTGTAGGCACCAGCCCTTTCCAGGAAGGAGAGTTTCACCTGGCCGACCTGGATGGCGATTATAAAATAGATCCTTTTAATGATGGTGTAAATGGCGATAAGATGCCTATTGGTGATCCCAATCCCAAATTCACCGGCGGCTGGACTAATACCTTTACTTATAAAGGTTTTACCCTGGGTTTGTTTTTCACTTATACTTTCGGGCGGGATGTGCTGGACCTGTATAAATCAGATCTATTCAACACCTTTTCGGGCTGGGGAGGCAATGCTGTAGCTGGTTTGGCACAATATGCACTGCCTGATATGGATGGTATTAATATCTGGAAAAAAACGGGGGATAAAGCAGAATACGCCAAGTTGGATTTAGGCACTTACCGTTATTATTACCGCTCGGACCAAACCTTTTTTCTCACCAAGGGTGATTATGTAAAACTGAAAAGTGTTAGCGTTACTTATAACCTGCCTGCCCGCTTGTTACAAAAAATTAATCTCAGGGGCATTAAAGTATTTGCTGTGGCCGATAACCTGCTTAGATGGCAACGCAGTAAAGACCTGCCTGATGCGGAAGCTATTAATGCGTATGGGGAATATAATGGCAACGGCTACCCTATTCCTAAAAAATACACGTTTGGCCTGGAGGTTATTTTTTAA